A window of Chloracidobacterium sp. N contains these coding sequences:
- a CDS encoding gamma-butyrobetaine hydroxylase-like domain-containing protein produces the protein MAELLPRAVNVNRTEGSLSVVWPDGTTTTLPLLKLRQVCPCATCAEARGENPHPGLLEAPSPVQSRSRGLPLLGDVRKFQISGLHHVGRYALGVTWGDNHQSIYSWAFLAEMRQPDTPPTA, from the coding sequence ATGGCGGAACTGTTACCTCGCGCCGTCAATGTGAATCGAACCGAAGGGAGCCTGTCGGTTGTCTGGCCGGATGGTACGACTACAACCCTGCCGCTGCTGAAACTGCGGCAGGTCTGCCCATGTGCCACCTGCGCTGAAGCCCGCGGGGAGAACCCGCATCCGGGCCTGCTCGAAGCTCCGTCGCCGGTCCAGTCCCGGTCGCGGGGGCTGCCACTGCTGGGTGACGTGCGGAAGTTTCAGATCAGTGGTCTGCACCACGTCGGGCGCTATGCCTTGGGCGTGACCTGGGGCGACAACCACCAGAGCATTTACTCGTGGGCCTTTCTGGCGGAAATGCGTCAGCCCGACACCCCACCCACAGCTTGA
- a CDS encoding beta-ketoacyl-ACP synthase III translates to MPTQAAGILGTGHALPERTLTNADLEQMVETSDDWIVSRTGIRERRIAAPDETTSHFATLAAERALQAAGLTPADLDLIICATVCPDMMLPSTACIIQARLGAKRAAAYDLVAACSGFIYGLATARAFIEAGHCRYILVIGAELLSRFVDYTDRATCVIFGDGAGAAVVGPVEDGRGILAHRILSDGAYADLLYTPGGGTRYPASPETIEQRLHYIKMRGNELFKVAVRSMADTVAQILDELRLTPSDVDLFIPHQANQRITDAVADRLNIDPARIYANIARTGNTSSASIPIALDECVQAGRVKPGNLLVFASFGAGVTWGAMALRW, encoded by the coding sequence ATGCCTACCCAAGCTGCTGGAATCCTGGGAACGGGACACGCCCTGCCGGAACGAACCCTGACGAATGCCGATCTCGAACAGATGGTTGAAACGAGCGACGACTGGATCGTGTCCCGCACTGGCATCCGCGAACGCCGGATCGCCGCCCCGGATGAAACGACCTCGCACTTCGCCACCCTGGCGGCGGAACGCGCTCTCCAGGCGGCCGGACTCACGCCCGCCGATCTCGACCTCATCATCTGCGCCACGGTCTGTCCCGATATGATGCTGCCCTCGACAGCCTGCATCATCCAGGCCCGCCTTGGGGCCAAGCGGGCCGCAGCCTATGACCTCGTGGCCGCCTGCTCCGGCTTTATCTATGGACTGGCCACGGCCCGCGCCTTCATCGAAGCCGGTCACTGCCGCTACATCCTGGTCATCGGGGCTGAACTGCTCTCCCGCTTCGTGGACTACACCGACCGCGCCACATGCGTTATTTTCGGCGATGGCGCCGGGGCGGCGGTCGTCGGCCCGGTCGAGGACGGGCGGGGTATTCTGGCGCACCGCATTCTGAGTGATGGGGCCTATGCCGACCTGCTCTACACGCCCGGCGGTGGCACACGCTACCCGGCCAGCCCGGAAACCATCGAGCAGCGCCTGCACTACATCAAGATGCGTGGCAACGAGCTTTTCAAAGTCGCCGTGCGCAGCATGGCGGACACCGTGGCACAGATTCTGGATGAACTGCGCCTGACCCCCAGTGATGTGGACCTGTTCATCCCCCACCAGGCCAACCAACGGATTACGGATGCCGTCGCCGACCGGTTGAACATTGACCCGGCGCGCATCTACGCCAACATCGCCCGCACCGGCAATACATCCTCAGCATCCATCCCGATTGCGCTGGATGAATGTGTCCAGGCCGGGCGGGTCAAACCGGGGAACCTGCTGGTCTTTGCCTCCTTTGGCGCCGGCGTCACCTGGGGAGCCATGGCCCTGCGCTGGTAA
- the ppdK gene encoding pyruvate, phosphate dikinase, with product MIPHAAPHKNVYRFIAGQADGNGAMKDLLGGKGAGLAEMTLAGLPVPPGFTITTAVCHRYYAAGNQLPADVWEEVQAALREVEAAVGKQFGDASNPLLVSVRSGAKFSMPGMMDTVLNLGLNHTTVQGLIAQTGNERFARDAHRRFIQMFGRIVLGIPGERFDHALEALKAERGVRLDTELTAADLQNLVTQFEAIVERETGRSFPTDPYEQLRLAICAVFNSWYGKRAVDYRRLNKIPDDLGTAVNVVAMVFGNMGEDSGTGVAFTRNPATGEPVLFGEYLPNAQGEDVVAGIRTPEKLAALRDRMPAVYEQFREVAARLERHYRDVQDLEFTIERGKLWMLQTRNAKRTGAAAVRIAVDLANEGIISREEAVLRVEPHHLDQLLHPMVDPKAETTVLGKGLPASPGAAAGAIVFDPDVAEKRAHSGERVILVRTETSPEDFHGMVAAQGILTARGGLTSHAAVVARGMGKPCIAGCSDLRLDAEGMHLGGRTLREGDFITLDGTTGRILLGDLPLVEPETGADFETFMRWVDDARQMRVRTNADTPHDAQVARRFGAEGIGLCRTEHMFFEGDRIDTVRQMIMVSGAYQRLTAALGKVNADLERLKGDAEKVAALEAERAALEAELEAPARLFKGALEALLPMQRVDFVGIFEAMDGLPVTIRLLDPPLHEFLPHTDEEIEALAGKLSLPVADVRARVMALREHNPMLGHRGCRLGIAYPEITEMQARAIFEAAVEVTRRGITVLPEVMVPLVGDVNELRAQESIIRRVADEVQQATGVTLTYLVGTMIELPRAALTADKIATVAEFFSFGTNDLTQTTFGFSRDDAGTFLPMYVERKILADDPFQVLDREGVGELLRIGAQKGRAARPTLKVGICGEHGGEPSSVAFCHELGFDYVSCSPYRVPIARLAAAQAALRQRGQ from the coding sequence ATGATACCCCATGCCGCACCACACAAAAATGTCTATCGCTTCATCGCCGGACAGGCCGATGGCAACGGCGCGATGAAAGACCTGCTGGGGGGCAAAGGCGCCGGACTCGCCGAAATGACCCTGGCGGGTTTGCCCGTACCACCGGGCTTCACCATCACGACAGCCGTCTGCCATCGCTACTATGCCGCCGGCAACCAGCTTCCGGCCGATGTCTGGGAAGAAGTCCAAGCGGCCCTGCGCGAAGTCGAAGCTGCCGTCGGAAAACAGTTTGGTGATGCTTCCAATCCGCTGCTGGTGTCGGTACGCTCCGGCGCCAAGTTTTCCATGCCGGGGATGATGGATACCGTTCTCAACCTCGGCCTCAACCACACCACGGTTCAGGGCCTCATTGCCCAAACTGGCAATGAGCGCTTTGCCCGCGACGCCCACCGGCGGTTCATCCAGATGTTCGGCCGGATCGTGCTGGGTATCCCCGGTGAGCGGTTCGACCACGCGCTGGAAGCCCTGAAAGCCGAACGCGGTGTCCGCCTCGACACCGAACTGACCGCCGCCGACCTGCAAAACCTGGTGACGCAGTTTGAAGCTATCGTCGAACGGGAAACCGGCCGGTCGTTCCCCACTGATCCCTACGAACAGCTCCGCCTGGCCATCTGCGCCGTTTTCAACTCGTGGTACGGCAAACGCGCCGTGGACTACCGCCGGCTGAACAAAATCCCGGACGACCTCGGCACGGCCGTCAACGTCGTCGCCATGGTCTTTGGCAACATGGGCGAAGATTCCGGCACCGGTGTGGCCTTTACGCGCAACCCGGCCACGGGCGAACCCGTCCTGTTCGGCGAATACCTCCCCAACGCCCAGGGTGAGGATGTCGTTGCCGGTATCCGTACGCCGGAAAAACTCGCTGCCCTGCGCGACCGGATGCCCGCCGTCTATGAGCAGTTCCGCGAAGTGGCCGCCCGCCTTGAACGGCACTACCGCGATGTGCAGGACCTGGAATTCACCATCGAGCGCGGAAAGCTGTGGATGCTCCAGACGCGCAACGCCAAACGTACCGGCGCGGCAGCCGTCAGGATTGCCGTTGACCTGGCCAACGAGGGGATTATCTCACGTGAAGAAGCGGTTTTGCGTGTCGAGCCGCACCACCTCGACCAGTTGCTCCACCCCATGGTGGACCCGAAAGCGGAAACGACCGTCCTTGGCAAGGGACTGCCGGCCAGCCCCGGCGCGGCAGCCGGTGCGATTGTGTTTGACCCGGATGTGGCCGAAAAACGGGCGCACAGTGGCGAACGGGTGATCCTCGTCCGTACCGAAACCTCCCCCGAAGATTTTCACGGCATGGTCGCCGCCCAAGGCATCCTCACGGCGCGCGGCGGTTTGACCTCGCATGCGGCCGTTGTGGCGCGCGGCATGGGCAAGCCGTGCATTGCCGGATGCAGCGACCTCCGACTCGATGCCGAAGGCATGCACCTCGGCGGGCGGACCCTCAGGGAAGGCGACTTCATCACGTTGGACGGCACGACGGGACGGATTCTGCTCGGCGACCTGCCACTGGTCGAACCGGAAACCGGAGCCGACTTCGAAACCTTCATGCGCTGGGTGGATGACGCGCGTCAGATGCGCGTACGCACAAACGCCGACACACCTCATGACGCACAGGTGGCGCGGCGTTTCGGTGCCGAAGGGATCGGACTATGCCGTACCGAACACATGTTCTTTGAAGGCGACCGCATTGATACCGTCCGGCAGATGATCATGGTTTCTGGGGCCTACCAACGGCTGACCGCTGCCTTGGGCAAAGTCAACGCCGACCTCGAACGCCTCAAAGGCGACGCCGAGAAAGTCGCTGCGCTGGAAGCCGAGCGTGCGGCGCTCGAAGCGGAACTGGAAGCCCCGGCCCGGCTGTTCAAGGGCGCACTCGAAGCCCTGCTTCCCATGCAGCGGGTGGATTTCGTGGGCATTTTTGAAGCCATGGACGGCCTTCCCGTCACCATTCGCCTGCTCGACCCGCCGCTGCACGAGTTTCTGCCGCACACGGATGAAGAAATCGAAGCGCTGGCCGGGAAACTCAGCCTGCCGGTGGCGGATGTGCGGGCCCGGGTGATGGCGCTCCGTGAACACAACCCGATGCTCGGTCATCGCGGCTGCCGGCTGGGGATTGCCTACCCGGAGATTACCGAAATGCAGGCGCGGGCCATTTTTGAAGCCGCCGTCGAAGTCACCCGGCGTGGCATCACCGTCCTGCCCGAAGTCATGGTGCCGCTGGTCGGCGATGTCAACGAACTGCGCGCCCAGGAAAGCATCATCCGCCGCGTCGCCGACGAAGTTCAGCAGGCGACCGGCGTCACCCTCACCTACCTGGTCGGCACGATGATTGAACTGCCACGGGCAGCTCTGACGGCCGACAAAATTGCCACCGTCGCGGAGTTTTTCAGCTTCGGCACCAACGACCTGACCCAAACAACGTTTGGTTTCTCACGGGATGATGCCGGAACGTTCCTGCCGATGTACGTTGAGCGGAAAATCCTCGCCGACGATCCCTTCCAGGTCCTGGACCGGGAAGGCGTGGGCGAGTTGCTCCGCATCGGCGCCCAGAAAGGGCGCGCGGCACGCCCGACGCTCAAAGTCGGTATCTGTGGTGAGCATGGCGGTGAACCGTCGTCCGTGGCGTTCTGTCACGAACTGGGCTTTGATTACGTGAGCTGTTCGCCCTACCGCGTTCCGATTGCGCGCCTGGCAGCCGCCCAGGCGGCCCTGCGCCAGCGCGGCCAGTGA
- a CDS encoding thioesterase family protein: MVSATPSSLEGLEGHSLVITCPVAWGDMDAAQHVNNTVYFRYFESARIAYFERIAFGLDFPHSIGPILAHTQCRFRFPLTYPDTVSVGTGVTGLGEDRFVMRFTVISHRHGKVAAQGDGLIVSYDYRNQQKVPLPAEVRAAIIALEGFDAAHPPALSK, from the coding sequence ATGGTATCTGCCACCCCCTCTTCGCTGGAAGGACTGGAAGGCCATTCCCTCGTCATCACCTGCCCGGTGGCCTGGGGTGATATGGACGCCGCGCAGCACGTCAACAACACCGTGTATTTCCGCTACTTTGAAAGCGCGCGGATCGCCTACTTTGAACGCATTGCCTTCGGACTCGACTTCCCCCACAGCATCGGGCCCATCCTGGCGCATACCCAGTGCCGCTTCCGGTTTCCGTTGACTTATCCTGACACGGTTTCCGTCGGGACGGGCGTCACCGGACTGGGCGAGGATCGTTTCGTCATGCGTTTTACAGTCATCAGCCACCGCCATGGCAAAGTGGCTGCCCAAGGCGACGGTCTCATCGTGTCCTACGATTACCGAAACCAGCAGAAAGTACCACTGCCGGCGGAGGTTCGGGCGGCTATCATTGCCCTGGAAGGCTTTGACGCCGCGCATCCTCCAGCGCTTTCAAAGTAA